A part of Streptomyces sp. NBC_01210 genomic DNA contains:
- a CDS encoding arylamine N-acetyltransferase family protein, with translation MTWSSEELDLDAYLVRTGYNGAALAPDLETLRALMRAHVASIPFENLEVALGRSVPLDLKSLQAKLVGRRRGGYCYEQNSLFAAVLERIGFQVAGRGARVRASGPGLRPVTHAVLVVTVDGEPWLADTGFGASGLLEPVPLRDGTEVAQAGWTFGITLEDEGIHVLRTLGPEGWADLYAFAPQSLYPADFTVMNHYSSSHPQSRFVGQVVAQQPGPEVRHALVRDELSVSRPDGTHERRIVPAGELTAVLEEIFGIQLDAEDAVRLRALSERSGERQ, from the coding sequence GTGACGTGGAGTAGTGAAGAACTCGATCTGGACGCGTACTTGGTGCGGACCGGGTACAACGGGGCGGCGCTCGCGCCGGATCTGGAGACGCTGCGGGCGCTCATGCGGGCGCATGTCGCATCGATCCCCTTCGAGAATCTTGAAGTGGCGCTCGGCCGGAGTGTGCCGCTGGACCTGAAGAGCCTGCAGGCGAAGCTGGTCGGCCGGCGGCGCGGCGGCTACTGCTACGAGCAGAACTCCCTGTTCGCCGCCGTGCTGGAGCGGATCGGCTTCCAGGTGGCGGGGCGCGGCGCCCGCGTTCGGGCGAGTGGACCCGGACTGCGGCCGGTGACTCACGCGGTCCTGGTGGTGACGGTGGACGGCGAACCCTGGCTCGCCGACACGGGGTTCGGCGCGTCCGGTCTTCTGGAGCCGGTGCCTCTGCGGGACGGGACCGAGGTGGCGCAGGCCGGATGGACCTTCGGAATCACCCTGGAGGACGAGGGGATTCACGTACTGCGGACTCTTGGTCCCGAAGGGTGGGCCGATCTGTACGCGTTCGCTCCGCAATCGCTCTATCCCGCAGATTTCACGGTCATGAACCACTACAGCTCGAGCCATCCGCAGTCGCGATTCGTCGGTCAGGTGGTCGCGCAGCAGCCCGGCCCCGAGGTGCGTCACGCCCTTGTGCGTGACGAACTGAGCGTGTCGCGTCCGGACGGTACGCACGAGCGGCGCATAGTGCCGGCGGGTGAGCTGACGGCCGTACTGGAAGAGATATTCGGCATCCAACTGGATGCCGAGGATGCCGTGCGGCTGCGCGCACTGAGCGAGCGCAGTGGGGAGCGCCAGTGA
- a CDS encoding arylamine N-acetyltransferase family protein produces MTTETAWSSGELDLAAYLRRTGCTEYREGAKPDLATLRAVHRAHAAAIAFEDLDIVLGRPIPLDIASLQAKLVGLRRGGYCYEQNLLFAAVLERIGFAVTGLGARVRMGEAKLRPVTHMTLRVEADGEPWLCDVGFGGEGLWEPIPLRDGVEVRQGGWTFAIAREDNGVRALRSLHPDGWFDLYGFTLEERFPVDYAVMNHYMSTHPRSPFIARAVVQQTGEGVRHSLTGTRLSTARPDAPETERQVPAGELPEMLADVFGIELDAEESAELIRVHSARE; encoded by the coding sequence GTGACGACGGAGACTGCGTGGAGCAGCGGCGAGCTGGACCTTGCGGCGTATCTGCGGCGCACCGGCTGTACGGAGTACCGGGAGGGCGCCAAGCCCGACCTCGCGACGCTGCGTGCCGTCCACCGGGCGCATGCGGCCGCGATTGCCTTCGAGGATCTGGACATTGTGCTCGGCCGGCCGATCCCCCTGGATATCGCGTCTCTGCAGGCGAAGCTGGTCGGCCTGCGGCGCGGCGGCTACTGCTACGAGCAGAATCTGCTGTTCGCGGCCGTGCTGGAGCGGATCGGTTTCGCCGTGACGGGACTTGGCGCCCGGGTCAGGATGGGCGAGGCGAAACTGCGGCCCGTCACGCACATGACGCTGAGGGTCGAGGCCGACGGTGAGCCGTGGCTCTGTGACGTCGGGTTCGGCGGGGAAGGGCTGTGGGAGCCGATACCGCTGCGTGACGGCGTCGAAGTGCGCCAGGGAGGGTGGACGTTCGCCATCGCGCGCGAGGACAACGGGGTCAGGGCACTGCGCTCGCTGCATCCGGACGGCTGGTTCGATCTGTACGGCTTCACGCTGGAAGAGCGTTTCCCCGTCGACTACGCCGTGATGAACCACTACATGTCGACGCATCCGCGCTCGCCCTTCATCGCGCGGGCCGTGGTGCAGCAGACGGGAGAGGGCGTACGCCACAGCTTGACGGGCACGCGGCTGTCGACCGCGCGCCCCGATGCCCCCGAGACGGAACGGCAGGTTCCGGCAGGGGAGTTGCCCGAGATGCTCGCCGATGTGTTTGGGATCGAACTGGACGCAGAGGAGTCGGCCGAGCTGATACGGGTGCACTCCGCCCGAGAGTGA
- a CDS encoding YdbC family protein, with amino-acid sequence MLVKWIRCTVMDRRGFERGQRKWAGLLGEPGFRGQGGGWSRGRPHVAHVFAFWESRAFYDSFMARSHDRLAAGQSGTYKDIQVKLFDYRFDVKTGFEPRFTDADVVRVAHCRVHEDRVEHYALMQEKVWNPAMAGSPGMLRGVFGEAPGSEFLVMSMWRSEAEHGKYRRERVERLLLRAQTEADVAALAGDVVQLEPSWTV; translated from the coding sequence GTGCTGGTCAAGTGGATTCGCTGCACCGTGATGGACCGTCGAGGGTTCGAGCGGGGGCAGCGGAAGTGGGCGGGGCTGCTGGGTGAGCCGGGATTCCGGGGACAGGGCGGTGGGTGGAGCAGGGGGCGGCCGCATGTCGCCCATGTATTCGCGTTCTGGGAGAGCCGGGCGTTCTACGACTCGTTCATGGCGCGCTCGCACGACCGGCTCGCGGCCGGCCAGTCGGGGACGTACAAGGACATACAGGTCAAGCTCTTCGACTACCGCTTCGATGTGAAGACGGGGTTCGAGCCGCGGTTCACGGACGCCGACGTGGTGCGGGTCGCGCACTGCCGGGTGCACGAGGACCGGGTCGAGCACTACGCCCTGATGCAGGAGAAGGTGTGGAACCCGGCGATGGCCGGGTCGCCGGGGATGCTGCGCGGGGTGTTCGGTGAGGCGCCGGGGAGCGAGTTTCTGGTGATGTCGATGTGGCGGTCGGAGGCGGAGCACGGGAAGTACCGGAGGGAGCGGGTGGAGCGGCTGCTGCTGCGCGCGCAGACCGAGGCGGATGTCGCGGCGCTGGCCGGTGATGTGGTGCAGCTCGAACCGTCCTGGACGGTCTGA
- a CDS encoding histidine phosphatase family protein, with amino-acid sequence MARPQRIVLVRHGESEGNADDTVYERVPDHALRLTATGRAQAEATGARLRELFGRETVSVYVSPYRRTHETLRAFALDPELVRVREESRLREQDWGNWQDREDVRLQKAYRDAYGHFFYRFAQGESGADVYDRVGAFLESLHRSFEAPDHPPNVLLVTHGLTMRLFCMRWFHWSVAEFESLSNPDNAEPRILQLGDDGRYTLDRPFERWRTPEPYGVTG; translated from the coding sequence ATGGCACGACCGCAACGCATCGTTCTCGTCCGGCACGGCGAGTCGGAGGGGAACGCCGATGACACCGTGTACGAACGCGTGCCCGACCATGCGCTGCGGCTGACCGCGACCGGCCGGGCCCAGGCCGAGGCGACGGGTGCGCGCCTGCGTGAGCTGTTCGGACGCGAGACAGTCAGCGTCTATGTCTCGCCCTACCGCCGCACCCATGAGACCCTCCGGGCGTTCGCCCTGGACCCGGAGCTGGTGCGGGTCAGGGAGGAGTCACGGCTGCGCGAGCAGGACTGGGGGAACTGGCAGGACAGGGAGGACGTACGGCTGCAGAAGGCCTACCGGGACGCCTACGGCCACTTCTTCTACCGCTTCGCCCAGGGCGAGTCGGGGGCGGATGTGTACGACAGGGTGGGGGCGTTCCTGGAGAGCCTGCACCGGAGCTTCGAGGCGCCGGACCACCCGCCGAACGTGCTCCTGGTCACGCACGGACTGACCATGAGGCTGTTCTGTATGCGGTGGTTCCACTGGTCGGTGGCGGAGTTCGAGTCGCTGTCCAACCCGGACAACGCCGAGCCCCGGATTCTGCAGCTCGGCGACGACGGGCGCTACACACTGGACCGGCCGTTCGAACGCTGGCGGACCCCCGAGCCGTACGGCGTCACCGGATAG
- a CDS encoding ADP-ribosylglycohydrolase family protein, which produces MTDDSSRDRRFERALDSLRGLSVGDALGSQFFVPTNYPLLKRRELPPGPWQWTDDTEMACSVLAVLADHHRVDQDALARSFAEHHDFDRGYGPAVNRMLRLIREGGDWRELAAELFKGQGSWGNGSAMRIAPLGAWYAGDPEQATHQAEISSYTTHQHREAVVGAMAVAAAAALVADPAGPPGPADLLDGVVALVPRSAVGAGLRRARDMLDYEDAGTVAAVLGSGRRTSAHDTVPFALWSAARSLGDFERVFWTTAQVGGDVDTTCAIACGVVAAGKAGQPPADWLEQTEALPEWVPGRAR; this is translated from the coding sequence ATGACCGACGACTCCTCTCGCGACCGGCGCTTCGAACGCGCCCTGGACAGCCTGCGCGGACTGTCCGTGGGAGACGCCTTGGGCTCCCAGTTCTTCGTACCCACGAACTATCCCCTGCTGAAGCGGCGCGAGCTGCCGCCAGGTCCCTGGCAGTGGACCGACGACACCGAGATGGCCTGCTCGGTACTGGCCGTGCTCGCGGACCACCACCGGGTGGACCAGGACGCGCTCGCCCGGTCCTTCGCCGAGCATCATGACTTCGACCGCGGCTACGGCCCAGCGGTCAACCGGATGCTGCGGCTGATCAGGGAGGGCGGCGACTGGCGGGAGCTGGCCGCCGAGCTCTTCAAGGGCCAGGGCTCGTGGGGCAACGGCTCGGCGATGCGTATCGCACCGCTCGGCGCCTGGTACGCCGGCGACCCGGAACAGGCCACCCACCAGGCCGAAATCTCCTCGTACACCACGCACCAGCATCGTGAGGCCGTCGTCGGCGCCATGGCCGTCGCGGCGGCCGCCGCGCTCGTCGCGGATCCCGCAGGCCCGCCCGGGCCCGCGGACCTGCTCGACGGAGTCGTCGCGCTCGTGCCGCGCAGCGCGGTGGGAGCCGGTCTGCGCCGGGCGCGGGACATGCTCGACTACGAGGATGCCGGGACGGTCGCCGCCGTTCTCGGCAGCGGTCGGCGCACCAGTGCGCACGACACAGTGCCGTTCGCTCTGTGGTCCGCGGCCCGCTCACTCGGCGACTTCGAGCGGGTCTTCTGGACGACCGCACAAGTGGGCGGGGATGTCGACACCACGTGCGCCATCGCCTGTGGAGTGGTGGCTGCGGGCAAGGCGGGGCAGCCGCCGGCCGACTGGCTGGAGCAGACCGAAGCGCTTCCGGAGTGGGTGCCCGGCCGGGCACGCTGA
- a CDS encoding DUF4153 domain-containing protein yields the protein MSDVRDTPPSASEPGPGAEPRVPGAEPKQAPKQVKADPYKPPPQWQQWQSNEPAAWLVRVRPGPPAGVRVATLWSALATAVLSAFLLGDGAGLNLLIVAVPAALGAYFAARTAGRRLRPWTCVWAVGGVVLLAVPALRDAGWPTFLAVVSALAAGSLALHGGRTWPGVLLGSLGLLGAIGSGMAWGAQGLRERAGSSRGRWGPVVRTTAVAAVLLIVFGALFAGADAAFADLLGGLIPDVSVADGPWRFLLFLLGLVGALAAARTAAAPVRWDRFDVRPGRARARWEWALPLIVLNLLFAAFIAVQLAVLFGGYDKVLRETGLTYAEYARQGFWQLLWATLLTLLVIALALRWAPRAGARDRALVHVVLGALCVLTLVVVASALRRMDLYVAAYGLTRLRVSVAAMELWLGLVIVLIMAAGIFGVKWLPRAVAASGAVAVLVFGLLSPDGMIADRNVQRYESTGKIDIEYFQELSADAVPALDRLPEPLRSCALKGIAANLEGTHKPWYASSWGEWRARRILAERKVDTFRYACGNQGIPGAGRDRYDEDAQFGEEGEISPSDVP from the coding sequence ATGTCAGACGTACGCGACACACCGCCGTCGGCTTCCGAGCCCGGTCCGGGCGCGGAGCCGAGGGTTCCGGGCGCGGAGCCGAAGCAGGCGCCGAAGCAGGTGAAGGCCGATCCGTACAAGCCGCCACCCCAGTGGCAGCAGTGGCAGTCCAACGAGCCGGCTGCCTGGCTCGTGCGGGTACGCCCCGGCCCGCCGGCCGGCGTGCGGGTCGCCACGCTCTGGTCGGCCCTGGCCACGGCCGTTCTCAGCGCGTTTCTGCTGGGCGACGGGGCAGGTCTGAACCTGCTGATCGTGGCGGTGCCCGCTGCCCTCGGCGCGTACTTCGCAGCCCGCACGGCCGGTCGCCGACTCCGTCCCTGGACCTGTGTGTGGGCGGTCGGCGGGGTGGTGCTGCTGGCGGTTCCGGCACTGAGGGACGCGGGCTGGCCGACGTTCCTTGCCGTCGTCTCCGCGCTGGCGGCCGGGTCCCTGGCTCTGCACGGCGGTCGCACCTGGCCGGGCGTACTGCTCGGCTCGCTGGGACTGTTGGGCGCGATCGGTTCCGGCATGGCTTGGGGAGCGCAGGGACTGCGCGAGCGCGCGGGCAGCTCGCGCGGCCGCTGGGGCCCCGTGGTGCGTACGACAGCGGTCGCGGCGGTGCTGCTGATCGTTTTCGGCGCGCTCTTCGCGGGCGCCGACGCGGCCTTCGCCGATCTGCTCGGCGGGCTGATCCCGGACGTATCGGTGGCCGACGGCCCCTGGCGCTTCCTCCTCTTTCTGCTCGGCCTGGTCGGAGCGCTCGCCGCCGCACGCACCGCCGCCGCTCCGGTGCGCTGGGACCGTTTCGATGTGCGTCCCGGCCGGGCCCGCGCCCGCTGGGAGTGGGCGCTGCCGCTCATCGTGCTCAATCTGCTCTTCGCCGCCTTCATTGCCGTCCAGCTCGCCGTTCTCTTCGGCGGCTACGACAAGGTGTTGCGCGAGACCGGACTGACGTACGCGGAGTACGCGCGGCAGGGCTTCTGGCAGCTGCTCTGGGCCACCCTGCTCACGCTGCTCGTGATAGCGCTCGCGCTGCGCTGGGCCCCCCGCGCCGGTGCCCGCGACCGCGCGCTGGTCCATGTCGTCCTTGGCGCACTCTGTGTGCTCACCCTGGTCGTGGTCGCCTCGGCGCTGCGCCGGATGGATCTGTACGTCGCCGCGTACGGGCTGACACGGCTACGGGTGTCGGTGGCGGCGATGGAACTGTGGCTCGGCCTGGTGATCGTCCTGATCATGGCGGCGGGGATATTCGGCGTGAAGTGGCTGCCACGCGCCGTCGCGGCGAGCGGCGCGGTAGCCGTGCTCGTTTTCGGCCTGCTCTCCCCGGACGGAATGATCGCCGACCGGAACGTACAGCGTTACGAGAGCACCGGAAAGATCGACATCGAGTACTTTCAGGAGCTGTCGGCCGATGCCGTACCGGCCCTCGACAGACTGCCGGAGCCGCTGCGCTCCTGCGCGCTGAAGGGCATCGCGGCGAACCTCGAGGGCACGCACAAGCCCTGGTACGCGTCCAGTTGGGGCGAGTGGCGGGCGCGGAGGATCCTGGCGGAGCGGAAGGTCGACACCTTCAGGTATGCCTGCGGGAATCAGGGGATTCCCGGTGCGGGGCGCGATCGGTACGACGAGGACGCCCAGTTCGGCGAGGAGGGCGAGATCAGCCCGTCCGACGTGCCGTGA
- a CDS encoding MFS transporter: MTTSQLTAPSKPGAARRQGRPGIALAVIAALQLMVVLDTTIVNIALPHIQEALEFTTTQLSWVVNAYTLTFGGLLLLGGRAGDILGRRRVFVFGVLLFTFASLLCGVAQEPWQMLAARALQGVGGAIASPTALALITTTFREGPERNRAFGIFAAVSASGAAIGLLAGGMLTEWLNWRWVFYVNLPIGILIAVLAPVFINESEPHSGRFDIAGALTSTAGMASLVYGFIRAAEDGWSDGLTLSSFAAAIVLLTAFVLTERRAREPITPLRMFADRNRSGTYLIMMSLAAAMFGMFFFIVLFVQNVLGYSPINSGLAFLPVTVMIVTAAGISSKLLPVLGPKPFLAAGAVLTGSGMAWLTALDPGSSYAGGVLGPMLLFGFGMGLVFVTATLTAVSGVAQHESGAASSLLNATQMVGGSLGLSILMTVFSTASRDEAERQLPSFLADSTPAQKEVFARTHELPPPWGHQVLAEGIATAFWAGVGLVGLAVLTAVFIVRVRKSDLEALSGAAGAGGPAA, from the coding sequence GTGACAACCTCTCAATTAACTGCTCCAAGCAAACCGGGAGCGGCCCGCAGACAGGGACGCCCCGGGATAGCTCTGGCCGTCATTGCCGCGCTGCAGCTCATGGTGGTCCTCGACACCACGATTGTGAATATCGCGCTCCCGCACATCCAAGAGGCTCTCGAGTTCACCACGACCCAGCTCTCCTGGGTGGTCAACGCGTACACCCTCACCTTCGGCGGGCTACTGCTGCTCGGCGGCCGGGCGGGCGACATCCTCGGCCGCCGGCGGGTGTTTGTCTTCGGTGTGCTGCTCTTCACCTTCGCCTCACTGCTGTGCGGCGTCGCGCAGGAGCCCTGGCAGATGCTCGCAGCCCGCGCGCTCCAGGGCGTCGGCGGCGCCATCGCCTCGCCCACGGCGCTCGCTCTCATCACCACGACCTTCCGCGAAGGCCCCGAGCGCAACCGCGCGTTCGGCATCTTCGCTGCGGTCTCGGCCAGCGGCGCGGCCATCGGCCTGCTCGCCGGCGGCATGCTCACCGAGTGGTTGAACTGGCGCTGGGTGTTCTACGTCAATCTGCCGATCGGAATCCTGATCGCGGTGCTCGCTCCGGTTTTCATCAATGAGTCCGAGCCGCACTCCGGCCGGTTCGACATCGCGGGCGCGCTCACCTCGACCGCGGGCATGGCGTCCCTGGTCTACGGCTTCATCCGGGCCGCCGAGGACGGCTGGAGCGACGGACTCACCCTCTCCTCGTTCGCCGCGGCGATCGTGCTTCTCACCGCCTTCGTACTGACCGAGCGACGGGCGCGGGAACCGATCACTCCGCTACGGATGTTCGCCGACCGCAACCGCTCCGGCACGTATCTGATCATGATGAGCCTCGCCGCGGCGATGTTCGGCATGTTCTTCTTCATCGTCCTGTTCGTACAGAACGTGCTCGGCTACAGCCCTATCAACTCCGGTCTCGCGTTCCTGCCGGTCACGGTGATGATCGTGACAGCGGCCGGAATCTCCTCGAAGCTGCTGCCAGTGCTCGGTCCCAAACCGTTCCTGGCGGCGGGCGCGGTACTCACCGGCAGCGGCATGGCGTGGCTGACCGCGCTCGATCCCGGCAGCTCATATGCGGGCGGGGTGCTCGGTCCGATGCTGCTCTTCGGCTTCGGCATGGGGCTGGTGTTCGTGACGGCGACGCTCACGGCGGTCTCGGGCGTGGCGCAGCACGAATCGGGCGCGGCTTCCAGTCTGCTCAACGCCACACAGATGGTGGGTGGTTCCCTGGGGCTGTCGATTCTTATGACCGTCTTCAGTACCGCCAGCCGCGACGAGGCCGAACGGCAACTGCCGTCGTTCCTGGCGGATTCGACCCCTGCGCAGAAGGAAGTCTTCGCCAGGACGCACGAACTGCCCCCGCCGTGGGGGCACCAGGTGCTCGCCGAAGGCATCGCGACGGCGTTCTGGGCCGGCGTTGGTCTGGTCGGACTCGCCGTGTTGACCGCGGTGTTCATCGTCCGCGTACGCAAGAGCGACCTGGAGGCGCTCAGCGGGGCGGCGGGCGCGGGCGGCCCAGCCGCGTAG
- a CDS encoding TetR/AcrR family transcriptional regulator: MANSRWTAAAETPPVSLRRRGPVLERAILEAALEQLSTVGWSGLTMEGVAAGAQTGKAAVYRRWPSKEDLVADALQAGLPVLDEAADHGSIREDLFQLCRQVRDAMYSRSGFAFRSVLYECDSSTAERFHGVIVRRVVEPSNQLYREVVRRGVTRGDVRPDVIGELVFDVIPGLMMYRSKVCGSEWPDEDIAEMIDQIMVPLLRPGTG; the protein is encoded by the coding sequence ATGGCCAATTCGCGCTGGACTGCAGCCGCTGAGACGCCCCCGGTCTCGCTGCGCCGTCGAGGACCCGTGCTGGAACGCGCGATCCTCGAGGCCGCTCTGGAGCAGTTGAGTACGGTCGGCTGGAGCGGGCTCACCATGGAGGGCGTCGCCGCCGGGGCCCAGACCGGCAAGGCCGCCGTCTACCGGCGCTGGCCGTCGAAGGAGGATCTCGTCGCGGACGCCCTGCAGGCCGGGCTGCCGGTACTCGACGAGGCCGCCGATCACGGCAGCATCCGCGAGGACCTCTTTCAGCTCTGCCGGCAGGTGCGCGACGCGATGTACTCCAGGTCCGGCTTTGCGTTCCGCTCTGTGCTTTACGAGTGCGACAGCTCCACCGCCGAGCGCTTCCACGGGGTGATCGTGCGTCGTGTGGTCGAGCCGTCGAACCAGCTCTACCGGGAGGTGGTGCGGCGTGGCGTCACACGCGGCGACGTCCGCCCCGACGTCATCGGTGAGCTGGTTTTCGATGTGATTCCGGGTCTGATGATGTACCGGTCCAAGGTGTGCGGCAGCGAATGGCCGGACGAGGACATCGCCGAAATGATCGATCAGATCATGGTGCCGCTGCTGCGCCCGGGCACCGGCTGA
- a CDS encoding ribonuclease HII, with protein sequence MPYEPPTHTVERSIRATTGAKIVAGVDEVGRGAWAGPVTVCAAVTGLRRPPPGLTDSKLISPKRRTELAGRLEQWVTSHALGHASPEEIDELGMTAALRLAAVRALDALPVRPDAVILDGKHNYLGLPWQVRTVIKGDQSCVAVAAASVIAKVRRDAMMAELQGEFGDFGFAANAGYPSPVHKAALEEWGPTPYHRLSWSYLDALPQWRHLKKVRVSAEAAALESGGQLGFEF encoded by the coding sequence ATGCCGTACGAACCACCCACCCACACAGTCGAGCGCTCAATCCGAGCCACCACCGGCGCCAAGATCGTCGCAGGTGTCGACGAGGTTGGACGCGGGGCGTGGGCCGGTCCGGTCACGGTGTGCGCGGCGGTCACCGGACTGCGCAGACCGCCCCCCGGGCTGACCGATTCCAAACTGATCAGCCCGAAGCGCCGTACGGAACTGGCCGGGCGGCTGGAACAGTGGGTCACGTCGCATGCCCTGGGGCACGCGTCCCCGGAGGAGATCGACGAACTGGGGATGACCGCGGCGCTGCGGCTGGCTGCCGTCCGTGCGCTGGATGCGCTTCCGGTCCGTCCGGACGCCGTCATCCTCGACGGCAAGCACAACTACCTGGGTTTGCCCTGGCAGGTTCGTACGGTCATCAAGGGCGACCAGTCCTGCGTCGCCGTCGCGGCAGCTTCGGTGATCGCCAAGGTGCGCAGGGATGCGATGATGGCCGAACTGCAGGGGGAGTTCGGCGACTTCGGCTTCGCCGCCAACGCCGGCTACCCCTCGCCCGTGCACAAGGCGGCGCTCGAGGAGTGGGGTCCCACCCCCTACCACCGGCTCTCGTGGTCGTATCTCGACGCGCTGCCCCAGTGGCGGCACCTCAAGAAGGTCCGCGTCTCCGCCGAGGCGGCCGCACTGGAAAGCGGGGGCCAGCTCGGCTTCGAATTCTGA